CAGACCGCTTAAAAGTCCGTAAACAGCAAGCTCGGGCACCATGACCGGAAGAAAAGCCACGGGGGGCATGCCCGAAAACATAAAACTGGCTACAGGCGACATTGCGCCAACAATGAGTCCGGCCCTCCAGCCGTAAACAAGTCCGGCAAGCAAAACCGGCCAATGCATGGGCAGGATATACCTGACAGGCAGCGCAGCAAGATGGGCAATTTGCGGCAGCGCCACAGCCGAGAGGATGAACACAAACAGAAATACAACCGCCCTGCTTCCTGCAAAGGGAAGCGTGAAATTTTTGGACACAGAAAAGTTCTGCATGGCTTTGGTTCAGAAATTCAAGTCGTAAAATTAGTGTTTTAGTCCGCACTTAACACCCTTTTTGTTTATTCCGAAGCCTGAAAAAGCCGGATTTCTCTGATTGGATTTCCTTACTTTTGGAACCTGCACGCTCAGCCTGCCGCATATGAAAAAACTAACCGCTTTGCCGCTGCACTGGCTTATCCTGCTTGGGATGCTGGCGGGCATATTGTTTGGCCTGCTTGCCGTTGCTGCAGGATGGCATCAGTTCACCACCGACTGGATCAAACCCTGGGGAACCATCTTTATTAACCTGCTCAAGGTCATCGCTATACCCCTTATTGTGGTTTCGCTCATCAGCGGGATTGCCGGACTGGGCGATGTGGGCAGCCTGTCGCGAATCGGGCTGAAAACAATCGCATTGTATCTGATTACGACAGTGGTTGCAGTCACAGTGGGATTGTTGGTGGCCAACCTGATTGGTCCGGGAAATTTTCTCAGCCCCGAGAAATCGGCTGAGTTCCAGGCGCGTTTTGCCGAACGCAGTGCATTGCAACCTGAAGTCAGCCGGGGGCCTCTGCAATTTGTGGTCGACCTGGTGCCCGACAATATTTTTGCCGCCCTGAGCCAGAATGCACGCATGCTTCAGGTGATTTTCTTTTCGCTGCTCTTTGGGCTGGC
This window of the Bacteroidota bacterium genome carries:
- a CDS encoding ECF transporter S component; amino-acid sequence: MQNFSVSKNFTLPFAGSRAVVFLFVFILSAVALPQIAHLAALPVRYILPMHWPVLLAGLVYGWRAGLIVGAMSPVASFMFSGMPPVAFLPVMVPELAVYGLLSGLFREVFKLGSHLALVLALIAGRLAFSAAFVLSGIAAEGTMSALSASLLPGLPAAMLQLILLPPLASWWIESETNQN